TCTCCTTTTGTGCAGATAGAGTGATCGTGGTGTTTTTTTGTGCAGATATGGCCAGGGGTAGAGGTAAAGAAGATGCACGTAATGCTGATCGTGGTGTTTTGACGGGTACAGGTAGAGGCCGAGGCCGAGGTGATCCAGAAATTGTTCGTGGTCGCGGCACTATAGCCACTGCACCTTCTTCAGCTGACTTTAGAGCCCCTGCACTAACTCCAACAATCCCTGTATTATACTCAGCCCCTACAGCCCCTCCACTTGCTCCAGTTGCCCCCACTGCACCAAATTCTTCAGGTTCTATTCCTGGATCGAGTGCTAGTCGATCTGCATCGGGCATGGGAGATCACTCGTATACACCCTCATCATATGCTACTAGGACCTACTGTTATGTGCATGCAAGCGGAAAGTAAGTATAATGTATAACATTACTTATCATTGCATTTGATATATTTGTTATCAGTTTTCattttgtttaattatttacaaataattatattgaatatttataaattatgctcgtattattaaaatattacagTCTTATGCCTTCTGAGAAGACATCTGGTGCCTGCACAAAGATTTTTCAAAAGTACAATGTCGAGGAGGGTTCTTCCTGGAAGAATATCCAACAATCcacaaaagatttttatttcAGAGAGTTTGAGGTACGCAATATATTATGCATTCTAATAAAG
This genomic interval from Manihot esculenta cultivar AM560-2 chromosome 12, M.esculenta_v8, whole genome shotgun sequence contains the following:
- the LOC122725279 gene encoding uncharacterized protein LOC122725279, coding for MAIHIFTPTFYSFRLFVFFRLFFSFTSTTVVDTFCFSTILSAHFLKRSYSTFCYSFSDMARGRGKEDARNADRGVLTGTGRGRGRGDPEIVRGRGTIATAPSSADFRAPALTPTIPC